In Nitrobacteraceae bacterium AZCC 1564, the following proteins share a genomic window:
- a CDS encoding D-aspartate ligase (product_source=KO:K17810; cog=COG3919; ko=KO:K17810; superfamily=51905,56059) translates to MPNQALNPGQSALTPDGAPAAIVLGGGINGLSVVRSLARAGLRSVVVVDASDLAMGSRYARRCAVSTFHGEDFVEELLRLREGMPHGGVIIFADDRPLLTVSRHRNRVAPFFGFQLPSHELLVDLTLKERFFRLAQLGGFPVPNTFLLRNHGDLNSLHDLRPPLCVKPNGRCKAYDGSFEKAYRFDSEADARSLCERVLDKAGEVIVQEWIEGSNDSIYFCLCYMGPSTSIAFTGRKGRSWPPQIGLTASCWAAPEVAEELEDLTIRFFRSIGLTNGFASMEFKRDQRDGGFRFIEPTVGRTDGQVEISALCGINLCHVGYCAAAGKPCPPLKLDPTHVWRDEFKDFFSARMLGISCFYPPHHRIHNAYWRWDDPGPALLKSARGVKRMLRRLIEPSPQNQKRFRNRNNSSSVMG, encoded by the coding sequence ATGCCTAATCAGGCACTAAATCCGGGGCAAAGCGCTTTAACACCCGATGGCGCACCAGCAGCTATAGTGTTGGGAGGAGGAATAAACGGCCTATCCGTTGTACGCAGTTTGGCACGGGCCGGACTTCGCTCGGTAGTCGTCGTTGACGCAAGCGACTTAGCAATGGGATCGCGATATGCGCGACGATGCGCAGTATCGACCTTTCACGGCGAAGATTTTGTGGAAGAGCTGCTTCGACTACGAGAAGGAATGCCTCATGGCGGTGTCATAATATTTGCCGATGACCGTCCGCTCTTGACTGTGTCACGGCACCGGAACCGTGTAGCTCCCTTTTTCGGTTTCCAACTTCCATCCCACGAACTACTGGTCGATTTGACTCTGAAGGAGCGGTTTTTTCGGCTGGCCCAACTGGGTGGCTTTCCGGTGCCCAACACCTTCTTGCTGCGCAACCACGGTGACTTGAATAGCCTCCATGATCTTCGGCCTCCGTTATGCGTGAAGCCAAACGGACGATGCAAAGCGTATGACGGGTCTTTTGAGAAGGCTTATCGCTTTGATTCCGAAGCTGACGCTCGGTCGCTCTGCGAGCGAGTGCTGGACAAGGCGGGAGAGGTGATTGTTCAAGAGTGGATTGAGGGGTCGAATGACTCGATCTACTTTTGCCTTTGCTACATGGGCCCGAGTACTTCGATCGCATTTACGGGCCGCAAAGGCCGTTCCTGGCCGCCTCAGATCGGCCTGACCGCTAGTTGCTGGGCGGCGCCGGAAGTCGCCGAGGAGCTGGAGGATCTGACAATCCGCTTCTTCCGATCAATTGGTTTGACGAACGGCTTCGCCAGCATGGAATTCAAGCGCGACCAGCGTGACGGCGGCTTCCGGTTTATCGAGCCAACCGTTGGGCGGACGGATGGGCAGGTGGAGATCTCCGCACTCTGCGGCATCAATCTCTGTCATGTTGGTTATTGCGCCGCCGCCGGCAAACCGTGCCCACCATTGAAGCTTGATCCCACCCATGTCTGGCGCGACGAATTCAAGGATTTCTTCTCGGCCCGAATGCTCGGCATCAGCTGTTTCTATCCACCACATCATCGGATTCACAACGCCTATTGGCGGTGGGACGACCCAGGTCCGGCGCTACTGAAGTCAGCAAGAGGCGTGAAACGGATGCTGCGTCGTTTGATCGAGCCCTCCCCTCAAAACCAAAAGCGATTTCGGAACAGGAACAATTCATCGAGTGTAATGGGTTGA
- a CDS encoding thioredoxin reductase (product_source=COG0492; cath_funfam=3.50.50.60; cog=COG0492; ko=KO:K22879; pfam=PF13738; superfamily=51905), giving the protein MSTLCDATIVGAGPFGLSVAAHLRGLGVDHRIIGSPMESWMRKMPKGMLLKSAGFASNLSDPEQSFTLRQFCSEHGSPYEDLDLPIPLETFLAYGLAFQKRFVPNVEHEELVSLSPISEGFDLLMKSGRSFTTRKVVIATGVSYFRHIPELLSNLPSDKISHSADAHDLESFQGQRIAVLGGGASAIDIAVLLNEAVGNVQLISRKSAILFSGRWGGSGAHPFLRPLVRPVSGIGPGWKHRLFADLPWLFRYLPDFYRLGTAEKFPSASAGEPMKGRVASVPLLLGRSLQGARVLGNGVQLTLVSMDGSTQILEADHVIAATGYRTDVHRLPFLSPAMLERLHLIGKTPRLSANFESSVPGLYFVGHASTSTFGPVMRFVFGADFTSRTIAMHLANVGRRRESPRTITGHHRRTPDISSPGIPLDAHPEAVKKSQSSR; this is encoded by the coding sequence TTGTCTACTTTATGCGATGCGACCATTGTCGGTGCTGGCCCCTTTGGATTGTCCGTTGCAGCACACTTGCGAGGATTGGGTGTTGACCACCGGATCATCGGCAGCCCAATGGAGAGCTGGATGCGCAAGATGCCGAAAGGCATGCTGCTCAAATCCGCCGGATTCGCATCAAACCTATCCGATCCTGAACAGTCTTTTACCCTTAGACAATTCTGCAGCGAACATGGCAGTCCTTATGAGGATTTGGATCTTCCAATTCCGCTGGAGACATTCTTGGCTTACGGATTGGCGTTTCAAAAGCGCTTTGTGCCGAATGTAGAACACGAGGAGCTTGTTTCCTTGAGTCCTATTTCAGAAGGATTCGATCTGCTCATGAAAAGTGGACGATCCTTCACAACGCGCAAGGTGGTGATCGCAACCGGCGTAAGCTACTTCCGGCATATCCCCGAGCTGCTTTCCAATCTGCCGAGCGACAAGATCTCGCATTCCGCGGATGCTCACGACCTTGAGAGCTTCCAGGGTCAGCGCATCGCGGTACTCGGAGGCGGAGCATCCGCAATAGACATAGCGGTGCTCTTAAATGAAGCGGTGGGAAACGTTCAGCTTATCTCGCGCAAGTCAGCAATCCTTTTCAGTGGCAGGTGGGGAGGCTCTGGCGCGCACCCGTTCTTAAGGCCTCTGGTGCGGCCGGTCTCCGGAATCGGCCCTGGTTGGAAACATCGGCTGTTCGCGGACTTGCCTTGGCTGTTTCGCTATTTGCCCGACTTTTATCGACTTGGGACAGCAGAAAAATTTCCCTCGGCGTCCGCAGGGGAACCGATGAAGGGTCGGGTAGCATCTGTACCTTTACTTCTCGGTCGCTCGTTGCAGGGAGCGAGAGTATTGGGGAATGGTGTGCAATTAACATTGGTCTCGATGGACGGCAGCACTCAAATTCTGGAAGCAGATCACGTAATCGCCGCGACCGGTTATAGGACCGACGTGCATCGTCTTCCGTTTCTTAGTCCTGCGATGTTGGAGCGGCTGCATCTTATAGGGAAAACTCCGCGGCTCTCAGCCAACTTCGAATCGTCCGTCCCCGGACTCTATTTCGTGGGGCACGCATCGACTTCAACGTTTGGACCCGTAATGCGTTTCGTGTTCGGCGCCGACTTCACCTCCCGCACGATAGCAATGCATCTAGCGAATGTGGGGCGAAGGCGAGAATCGCCTCGCACCATCACCGGGCACCACCGTCGCACGCCCGACATTTCCAGCCCTGGAATTCCACTGGACGCCCACCCAGAAGCAGTCAAAAAAAGTCAGTCTTCTAGATAG
- a CDS encoding CelD/BcsL family acetyltransferase involved in cellulose biosynthesis (product_source=COG5653; cog=COG5653; pfam=PF13480; superfamily=55729), which yields MPLDPVIDVSLEDLQCIAKLETSWKELQARANHSFYLSWLWIGTWLRHLPNGVQPQVLVARTAGKIVGLAIVCRRSSWSFAPHARARWLLNETGETSFDRLCIEYNNILAQRSLADAIIAACLEALTHRLRHSDQLVLSGIDPQLESAACRTAGRAGLIIEVKRADTAWWIDFAKIHQQGANYRATLGRNTRQAVSRAMRLYAERGPVELRTMETTTEALAAFDLLAHFHQLRWGRKGCFANRSFRPFHEELIGRGVPMGAVRISRTLAGDQTIGVLYNFVHDRRVLNYQSGFHYESDGRLKPGLISHVLSVEDSILRGEHSYDFMVGTAGHKSRLANAEHALKWIAIGNDSPERRMKAKLRRAKRILTTMATSLTQAPDLPVKRAAAPLYRASS from the coding sequence ATGCCTCTTGATCCAGTCATCGATGTCAGCCTGGAAGACTTGCAATGCATTGCTAAACTTGAGACCTCCTGGAAGGAGCTCCAAGCGCGCGCAAATCACTCGTTCTATTTGTCTTGGCTCTGGATCGGAACCTGGCTTCGACATCTCCCGAACGGCGTGCAACCGCAAGTCCTGGTCGCTCGGACCGCTGGCAAGATCGTTGGCTTAGCGATTGTTTGCCGGCGGAGTTCGTGGAGTTTCGCGCCGCATGCGCGGGCGCGTTGGCTGCTCAATGAAACGGGAGAGACTTCTTTCGACCGATTGTGTATCGAGTACAATAATATCCTTGCACAGCGGTCTTTGGCCGATGCCATTATAGCGGCGTGTCTCGAGGCCTTGACGCACCGCTTGCGCCACTCCGACCAGCTAGTGCTCTCCGGAATTGATCCGCAGCTTGAATCGGCCGCTTGTCGTACCGCAGGCCGAGCCGGGCTCATTATCGAGGTGAAGCGGGCAGATACGGCATGGTGGATTGATTTCGCTAAAATCCACCAGCAAGGAGCGAATTACCGCGCCACATTGGGCCGCAATACTCGCCAAGCCGTCAGCCGTGCCATGCGCTTATATGCCGAACGCGGCCCCGTTGAACTCCGGACTATGGAAACGACAACGGAGGCCCTCGCCGCGTTCGATTTGCTGGCCCACTTTCATCAGTTGCGATGGGGACGCAAGGGATGCTTTGCAAATCGGAGCTTCCGTCCGTTTCACGAGGAGCTGATTGGGCGCGGAGTCCCCATGGGTGCCGTCCGCATCTCACGGACGTTGGCTGGGGACCAGACGATTGGAGTCTTGTACAATTTCGTGCATGACCGCCGTGTTCTTAACTACCAAAGCGGCTTTCACTATGAGAGCGATGGCAGGCTCAAGCCGGGGCTCATCAGCCATGTGCTGTCTGTTGAAGACAGCATCCTGCGCGGTGAACACAGCTACGATTTCATGGTTGGCACTGCTGGGCATAAGTCACGCCTGGCTAATGCGGAGCATGCGTTGAAGTGGATCGCAATAGGCAACGACAGTCCGGAGCGGCGCATGAAGGCAAAGCTCCGCCGTGCCAAGCGGATTCTAACGACCATGGCGACGAGTCTGACGCAGGCGCCGGATCTGCCAGTTAAAAGAGCGGCTGCCCCTCTCTATCGGGCAAGTTCCTAG
- a CDS encoding two-component system nitrate/nitrite response regulator NarL (product_source=KO:K07684; cath_funfam=1.10.10.10,3.40.50.2300; cog=COG2197; ko=KO:K07684; pfam=PF00072,PF00196; smart=SM00421; superfamily=46894,52172) — protein sequence MRCVSVVSADRHPVVLLGLTNVLDAESGFKIVASCRDGRSCINAIRRLTPDIAIFDIQIPDGLEILSFANSENLRTRLVLFTASIDDREVEIAAAAGAHGIIMKEVAPEILVRSLRQVAHGQRLLQLPRSNRVVSCEQGNVATAEHVLSVLTDREHQIMRLVSEGLSNKEIGRRLSITDGTIKVHLHHIFQKLDVNNRTVLAALAILTERNNE from the coding sequence GTGCGTTGTGTCAGTGTAGTGTCTGCGGACCGCCATCCAGTTGTTCTACTGGGCTTGACGAACGTGCTCGACGCAGAAAGTGGGTTCAAAATTGTTGCATCCTGCCGTGATGGTAGGAGTTGCATTAACGCCATTCGGCGTTTGACTCCTGACATTGCAATTTTCGACATCCAAATTCCTGACGGATTGGAAATCCTGTCCTTTGCCAACTCCGAGAATCTGCGTACTCGGCTCGTTCTTTTCACTGCGTCTATCGACGACCGCGAAGTCGAGATCGCGGCCGCCGCTGGCGCCCACGGTATTATTATGAAGGAAGTAGCCCCTGAGATTCTCGTGCGGTCCCTGCGACAGGTTGCGCATGGTCAGAGGCTATTGCAACTACCGCGCTCCAATCGGGTGGTGTCCTGCGAGCAAGGAAACGTCGCGACTGCGGAGCACGTGCTGTCGGTGCTGACGGATCGGGAGCATCAGATCATGCGCCTAGTGTCCGAAGGATTATCGAACAAGGAAATCGGGCGCAGATTGAGCATTACTGACGGCACTATCAAAGTTCATCTTCATCACATCTTTCAGAAGCTTGACGTTAACAACCGGACAGTGCTCGCGGCTCTCGCCATTTTGACAGAGCGGAATAATGAATAA
- a CDS encoding two-component system nitrate/nitrite response regulator NarL (product_source=KO:K07684; cath_funfam=1.10.10.10; cog=COG2197; ko=KO:K07684; pfam=PF00196; smart=SM00421; superfamily=46894,52172), with protein MRTRQSFATILIGKSVLLREGLSRILRAANFRIQASVSCADDLIPSSLQRYQSLFLIVHTGGDFSSTVEQIEIVRTQYPNGRIAILADYYRPPDLIAAFQAGANGYLVDLTTCDAFIKSVELVMMGQMISPPALLSFVRDTGSGAHSEAEPLYENAPSILFKEECPTAENTAAPQLSSREQSILRCLIEGDSNKRIARKIDIAEATVKVHVKAILRKIRVQNRTQAAIWAMSNGSLTRLKASPASGTAEVDTPFSMSNDVIGQGPVRIVRVAK; from the coding sequence ATGCGAACGCGGCAGTCTTTTGCGACCATACTCATCGGGAAAAGTGTTTTGCTTCGAGAAGGACTTTCCAGAATATTGCGCGCAGCAAACTTCCGCATCCAGGCCTCGGTATCGTGCGCAGATGATCTGATCCCGAGCTCTCTCCAGCGATATCAGTCACTGTTTCTTATTGTTCACACAGGTGGCGATTTCAGTTCCACCGTCGAGCAGATAGAAATCGTCCGGACGCAGTACCCAAACGGGCGCATCGCGATCCTAGCCGATTACTATCGGCCGCCCGATTTAATTGCAGCATTCCAGGCAGGCGCAAACGGCTATCTCGTCGATCTCACGACGTGCGATGCATTTATTAAATCCGTCGAACTGGTGATGATGGGGCAAATGATTTCCCCGCCAGCTTTGCTCTCTTTCGTTCGAGACACTGGATCCGGTGCCCACAGCGAGGCTGAGCCGCTCTACGAAAACGCCCCCTCCATTCTCTTTAAAGAAGAGTGTCCGACTGCGGAGAATACGGCTGCTCCACAGTTATCGAGCCGCGAGCAATCGATTTTGCGCTGTCTGATAGAGGGCGACAGCAACAAACGTATAGCGCGTAAGATCGATATCGCCGAAGCGACTGTGAAGGTTCACGTCAAAGCGATTCTTCGCAAGATCCGGGTTCAGAACCGCACCCAGGCAGCTATTTGGGCGATGAGTAACGGTTCACTCACACGGTTGAAGGCCAGTCCTGCCTCGGGAACCGCCGAGGTAGATACGCCGTTTTCAATGTCCAATGACGTAATCGGCCAGGGACCGGTTCGCATTGTGCGAGTCGCAAAGTAG
- a CDS encoding hypothetical protein (product_source=Hypo-rule applied): protein MTSENDGFAPGSQASEDRRKFLATCGKFAAVTPPAITMLLSTSLNSTVVAQSAGHSNRGGPRGNNGFGNGGGDGTPNGKEDNDR from the coding sequence ATGACTTCAGAAAACGACGGGTTTGCGCCAGGCTCACAGGCCAGTGAGGATCGCCGCAAATTTTTGGCGACCTGCGGAAAATTCGCCGCGGTCACTCCCCCCGCTATCACGATGCTTTTGTCGACATCGTTAAATTCGACTGTTGTAGCTCAGTCAGCCGGTCACTCCAACCGGGGCGGACCCCGTGGAAATAATGGCTTCGGTAACGGAGGGGGCGACGGGACCCCCAATGGCAAGGAAGACAACGACCGGTAG
- a CDS encoding hypothetical protein (product_source=Hypo-rule applied; pfam=PF13578; superfamily=53335), giving the protein MPQSALRYCLRHPMWAAYTFASDPLEALTAFQERYVASSERPVPPDLYRADGDWECRMHELLGLPQACPANSEFWTLWPRVIGELKAKGIRAGPESFKFWNDGDAGFVRAIWCLTRHLRPSNVVETGVAHGVSSRFILEALELNGTGHLWSIDHPPLEQVWREQIGIAVGDRYSTRWSYIKGSSKRRLPRLFSQLGQIDLFVHDSLHSEHNVRFEIDRAWAALRPGGAIVVDDIDTNWGFESFVQAFSGHQSLICEAEPLHPDVRRFNKKGLFGIVLKEPTATRNEN; this is encoded by the coding sequence ATGCCTCAATCTGCTCTCCGTTACTGTTTACGGCACCCAATGTGGGCCGCCTACACCTTCGCGTCCGACCCACTTGAGGCGTTAACAGCCTTTCAAGAACGATATGTCGCAAGCAGCGAACGGCCTGTACCTCCCGATCTGTACCGAGCCGACGGCGATTGGGAGTGCCGGATGCATGAACTGCTCGGTCTACCGCAGGCGTGCCCGGCAAATTCGGAGTTCTGGACCTTATGGCCGAGAGTCATCGGAGAACTGAAAGCTAAGGGCATTCGGGCTGGTCCAGAAAGTTTCAAGTTCTGGAATGACGGAGATGCCGGGTTCGTACGGGCGATCTGGTGTCTCACTCGTCATCTACGGCCCAGCAATGTTGTTGAGACCGGCGTCGCTCACGGCGTTTCATCGCGTTTTATCCTCGAGGCACTTGAACTGAACGGGACTGGTCATCTATGGAGCATTGACCATCCGCCGCTAGAGCAGGTGTGGCGTGAACAGATTGGTATTGCGGTTGGCGACCGATATTCAACTCGCTGGTCCTATATTAAGGGATCGAGCAAGCGGCGCCTTCCCCGGTTATTTTCCCAACTAGGTCAGATCGACCTTTTTGTTCATGATAGCCTCCATAGTGAGCATAACGTTCGCTTTGAGATCGATCGCGCTTGGGCAGCGTTGCGGCCGGGCGGAGCGATCGTCGTCGACGACATCGATACCAATTGGGGTTTCGAATCCTTTGTGCAGGCTTTTTCCGGTCACCAGTCGCTAATTTGCGAAGCTGAGCCGCTGCACCCCGACGTGAGGCGCTTCAACAAAAAAGGACTGTTTGGAATTGTTCTGAAGGAGCCGACGGCGACACGCAACGAAAACTAA
- a CDS encoding tripartite-type tricarboxylate transporter receptor subunit TctC (product_source=COG3181; cog=COG3181; pfam=PF03401) yields MPGRAEDKYPRHTSSVYSGSSLRSSSRSPRSSNGQSSTFLAWAGAPDVPTVAETVPGYEMSAWFGFAAPKGTPKEMIAKLNTEANRALASEIVRSRFTELGMKPGGGSPQDFQKRIVAEVEKWPSVVKATGFQPQ; encoded by the coding sequence GTGCCGGGACGGGCTGAGGACAAGTATCCACGCCATACCTCGTCCGTGTATTCCGGAAGCTCTTTGCGCTCAAGTTCGCGTTCACCGCGTTCATCGAACGGACAGAGCTCGACCTTCCTCGCGTGGGCGGGTGCACCTGACGTTCCGACCGTTGCCGAGACCGTTCCCGGTTATGAAATGTCGGCGTGGTTTGGCTTCGCCGCTCCCAAGGGAACGCCCAAGGAGATGATTGCAAAGCTGAATACGGAAGCGAATAGGGCACTCGCATCGGAAATTGTGAGATCTCGGTTTACCGAACTTGGAATGAAACCCGGCGGCGGATCGCCGCAGGACTTCCAGAAGAGAATAGTAGCCGAGGTCGAAAAGTGGCCGAGCGTGGTGAAGGCAACAGGCTTTCAACCTCAATAG
- a CDS encoding hypothetical protein (product_source=Hypo-rule applied), with protein MRDKLNEGVVGDTAKLMMHRHDPSLMQKVKMPTLMMRKTAPLEKAVRIRLHSFQRRKDARAKPLSQHQSGRTWKFAEILVRATDVFGCREKPSSGSSDRLSDLTSTARSICSPLQQVSILLSNISNVSHSVSIRNAFASIIERQPDHGAEVGTWQRYAIKRP; from the coding sequence ATGAGGGACAAGTTAAACGAAGGGGTTGTCGGCGACACCGCAAAGCTGATGATGCATCGCCACGATCCGTCTCTGATGCAGAAGGTTAAGATGCCCACGCTCATGATGCGCAAGACAGCGCCGCTGGAAAAAGCCGTCAGAATCAGGCTTCACAGCTTTCAGCGGCGTAAAGACGCTCGCGCTAAACCGCTCAGCCAGCATCAAAGCGGGCGAACCTGGAAATTTGCCGAAATCCTCGTCAGGGCCACAGATGTATTTGGCTGCAGAGAGAAGCCGAGCAGTGGCTCGAGCGACCGGCTATCGGACTTGACCAGTACCGCCCGATCGATCTGCTCGCCACTCCAGCAGGTATCGATCTTGTTGAGCAATATCTCGAACGTATCGCATTCGGTGTCTATACGTAATGCTTTTGCCAGTATCATTGAGAGGCAGCCAGATCATGGGGCCGAGGTTGGGACTTGGCAGCGCTATGCGATTAAACGTCCCTGA
- a CDS encoding DNA polymerase III alpha subunit (product_source=COG0587; cath_funfam=2.40.50.140; cog=COG0587; pfam=PF01336,PF14579; superfamily=47781,50249), whose amino-acid sequence MGFYAPAQIVRDAQVHGVVVRPVCINASRWDCTLEPTGDDACFAVRLGLRMVKGLANAHAATIVGARADRPFASVDDLWRRAGVPSATLVQLAEADAFRPSLDLARREALWAIKALRDEPLPLFAAASARSDEIVPEVNEPAVTLKPMTAGGEVVEDYGHIGLTLRRHPVSFLRQDLHDRRIVTCAEAMEARDGRRLEAAGLVLVRQRPGSAKGVMFITIEDETAIANLVIWPKVFEAFRRIVLSAGMLAVRGRIQREGEVVHLVAQELTDLSGELASVGEREASFPLPHGRGDNFHHGSPTPDPRGLPKGWRTRDIYIPDLHIDTIKVKTRDFR is encoded by the coding sequence ATGGGCTTCTATGCGCCTGCGCAGATCGTACGTGATGCGCAAGTGCATGGGGTCGTGGTTCGGCCGGTGTGTATCAATGCTTCGCGCTGGGACTGCACTCTAGAGCCAACCGGTGACGACGCATGCTTCGCTGTCCGTCTTGGGCTACGCATGGTCAAAGGTCTGGCTAATGCCCACGCGGCGACCATCGTTGGCGCCAGAGCCGATCGTCCCTTCGCCTCCGTTGATGATCTATGGCGTCGAGCCGGCGTTCCTTCGGCAACGCTCGTGCAGCTGGCAGAGGCCGACGCGTTCCGGCCATCACTCGACCTCGCACGGCGCGAGGCGCTCTGGGCCATCAAGGCGTTAAGGGATGAACCGCTTCCACTCTTTGCGGCAGCGTCGGCGCGCAGCGATGAGATCGTACCGGAGGTCAATGAGCCCGCTGTAACGCTCAAGCCAATGACAGCTGGGGGCGAAGTGGTTGAGGACTACGGACACATCGGCTTAACTCTCCGCCGCCATCCGGTGTCGTTCTTGCGACAGGATCTCCACGATCGGCGAATCGTGACCTGCGCTGAAGCGATGGAGGCTCGCGACGGCCGGCGATTGGAAGCTGCAGGCTTGGTCCTCGTTCGTCAGCGCCCGGGCAGTGCCAAAGGCGTCATGTTCATCACGATTGAAGACGAGACAGCGATCGCGAATCTTGTCATTTGGCCGAAAGTTTTCGAGGCGTTCCGTCGCATTGTTCTGTCGGCCGGCATGCTCGCCGTTCGAGGGCGCATCCAGCGCGAGGGAGAGGTCGTCCACCTTGTCGCACAAGAACTGACAGACTTATCCGGAGAGCTTGCGAGTGTCGGCGAACGAGAAGCGTCGTTTCCACTCCCGCACGGTCGAGGCGATAATTTCCATCATGGATCGCCAACGCCAGATCCTCGTGGATTACCGAAAGGCTGGCGCACGCGGGACATCTACATCCCCGACTTGCACATCGACACGATCAAGGTAAAGACGCGCGATTTTCGATGA
- a CDS encoding DNA polymerase III alpha subunit (product_source=COG0587; cog=COG0587; pfam=PF07733,PF17657), with protein sequence MNSIVRFARSKDILCQGRGSAANSAVCYVLGITSIDPGRNDLLFERFVSEERREPPDIDVDFEHERREIVMQWVFDTYGRDHAALCATVVRYHTKGALRDVGKALGLTEDLIKTLSSQVWAWSETGVDAKHVQELNLNLGDRRLRLALDLARQLLNVPRHFGQHPGGFVLTHDRLDELVPIEPARMDQRQIIEWDKDDIDALRFMKVDVLALGMLTAMKRGFDLLAGHKGINLNLASIPAEDPRTYAMIRKADTLGTFQIESRAQMSMLPRLKPRTYYDLVIQVAIVRPGPIQGDMVHPYLRRREGLEPVHYPKPELEKVLGKTLGVPLFQEQAMRVAIECAGFTPGEADMLRKSMATFKFSGGVSRFKDKLVDGMIANGFEQDFAERTFT encoded by the coding sequence GTGAACTCGATCGTGCGCTTCGCACGCTCGAAGGACATTCTCTGCCAGGGCCGAGGTTCTGCCGCGAATTCCGCTGTGTGCTACGTCCTCGGTATCACCTCGATAGATCCTGGCCGCAATGACCTTCTGTTCGAGCGTTTTGTGTCAGAGGAGCGTCGCGAGCCTCCGGATATCGACGTCGATTTCGAGCACGAGCGGCGCGAGATCGTCATGCAATGGGTGTTTGACACCTATGGTCGCGACCACGCTGCGTTATGCGCAACAGTTGTTCGATATCATACCAAGGGAGCGCTGCGCGATGTCGGAAAAGCGCTGGGGCTAACCGAGGATCTGATCAAGACGCTTTCATCACAGGTTTGGGCGTGGTCCGAGACGGGCGTCGACGCCAAGCACGTGCAGGAACTCAATCTGAATCTAGGCGATCGCCGATTACGGCTCGCGCTCGACCTCGCTCGGCAACTCCTGAACGTCCCTCGACATTTCGGCCAGCACCCCGGCGGCTTCGTCCTCACTCATGATCGCCTGGATGAACTAGTGCCGATCGAACCAGCGCGTATGGATCAACGGCAGATCATCGAGTGGGACAAAGACGACATCGACGCGCTCCGCTTTATGAAGGTCGACGTTCTGGCGCTCGGGATGCTGACCGCAATGAAGCGCGGCTTCGATCTGCTGGCCGGCCACAAGGGCATCAATCTCAACCTTGCTTCGATCCCTGCCGAGGATCCGCGGACATACGCAATGATCCGCAAGGCCGATACGCTCGGCACGTTTCAGATCGAGTCGCGGGCTCAGATGTCCATGCTGCCCCGGCTCAAGCCACGAACCTACTACGATCTCGTCATTCAGGTCGCGATTGTTCGGCCGGGGCCAATCCAGGGCGACATGGTTCATCCCTATCTGCGACGGCGCGAAGGCCTTGAACCAGTTCACTATCCGAAGCCCGAACTTGAAAAGGTGCTGGGCAAGACGCTCGGTGTGCCGCTCTTCCAGGAGCAGGCTATGCGCGTGGCTATCGAATGCGCGGGCTTCACGCCCGGCGAAGCTGACATGCTTCGCAAATCGATGGCAACGTTCAAGTTCTCTGGTGGCGTATCAAGATTCAAAGACAAGCTCGTCGACGGCATGATTGCCAATGGCTTCGAACAGGACTTTGCCGAGCGTACCTTCACTTAG